In Paenibacillus sonchi, the genomic stretch CAGGATGAAATGACTATCCAAAGTGTGCTCATTTTTGCGAAGTCCGAGGCAACACTGACATTGACCGTGGACACAACGGGAAAAATTACCGGGCTGACCCTGGCCCCCCTTGCTGCAAGCGAGGCGGCAGCCGGTCCGGTCCAATAAGCACAGCAGGCAGGAAGGTGATCGTCCCTTGCGGTAAGGACGAAAGCCTTCTTTTTTCCGTGAAGCTATTGACAGGAAGGCTTTTTGGGCGTAAATTTAGTTCTTATTAAACGGTGTTTAAAACGATGATTAGACAAGATATCAGGAAAGGGGGATATTGCCGGATCTATGACCAGAGAGCACAGCATTGCAGACCATTCAGATAAGGATACGAAACAGGCCATCCTGAAAGCGACCGTGGATCTGATCCGCGAGGAAGGGTTCAGCTGTACTACAATGCGCAACATAGCTGCCAAAGCAGAGACGAATCTGGCCCTTGTCAACTATCATTACGGCTCCAAGGAGAAACTGCTGGCAGATGCGGTAAAGATGCTGCTCTCTACCTTTGATAATGCCTTTAAAGTGTTGGAGGACGACACAATGCCGCCAAGGGAGCGGCTCAAGCAATTTTTCGTCCGTTATATTCAAGAGCTCAAGCGGTATCCCGGAATGGCAA encodes the following:
- a CDS encoding TetR/AcrR family transcriptional regulator yields the protein MTREHSIADHSDKDTKQAILKATVDLIREEGFSCTTMRNIAAKAETNLALVNYHYGSKEKLLADAVKMLLSTFDNAFKVLEDDTMPPRERLKQFFVRYIQELKRYPGMARQMLDQRHHIMSSLDEYTRYCKTMRLEKILQAIQEITGEQDKNKLMMMQLQIYGAVVVPVIMLSSLPEDKSDLIPVFNPPAIEEQIDGLFDRYFH